From a region of the Rutidosis leptorrhynchoides isolate AG116_Rl617_1_P2 unplaced genomic scaffold, CSIRO_AGI_Rlap_v1 contig71, whole genome shotgun sequence genome:
- the LOC139885041 gene encoding uncharacterized protein: MEREDEQCEACSPKDFASSSVFESLVMMVLVPMVPFQISQLIFSISMHVFSSQLPVKRNCHFVISILFLATIAVAGSASFVSLCWGNKPNIVILSILGGSFAFRYGLVHILSRSWILQFPIIQGSPSFIPKTQAWRFISMMHLMIEILLSELLAPICLADKNISVAKSFLAPWFSHILLLITWKLSHKLHEEMHVNWLKFAPAEKSPTAKTNPSDLLLSALENSAPSSLQRYLACLDLCMICEGTIDNWRLNDFFKNNGVIYKRIITLCMRPLEQLASELGKCSEDSLHYESPNDVDLRSLDGYKDCLPKKFSGVSQLESKYLKHILLYNWCVRIVASLTAKSHKENRSTGVQQAQSHSVVMVTLISCLLAVETFIKEKTTLKSNDLLMGQSRFLSGKESPHTYSTLHYHNYRNFAKRGTTLGLKLCGMADILRTSIYYVCSELSEEKLAYPLEF; encoded by the exons ATGGAGAGGGAAGATGAACAATGTGAAG CATGCTCTCCGAAAGATTTTGCTTCTTCTTCAGTTTTCGAGAGCCTTGTAATGATGGTTCTTGTTCCTATGGTTCCTTTTCAAATTTCACAGCTAATCTTTTCGATTTCCATGCATGTCTTCTCTTCGCAGTTGCCGGTAAAGCGTAATTGCCATTTCGTGATTTCAATCTTATTTTTGGCCACAATCGCAGTTGCAGGCAGTGCTTCTTTCGTTTCTTTGTGTTGGGGAAACAAACCAAACATTGTCATTCTGTCCATCTTGGGTGGTAGCTTTGCCTTTCGTTATGGTTTGGTGCATATTTTGAGCCGAAGTTGGATCCTTCAGTTTCCCATTATTCAG GGTTCACCATCCTTCATCCCCAAAACCCAAGCATGGCGATTTATCTCAATGATGCATCTCATGATTGAAATCCTTCTCTCCGAATTGCTGGCTCCCATATGTCTAGCAGATAAGAACATATCAGTAGCAAAGTCGTTCCTGGCTCCGTGGTTTAGCCATATTTTACTGCTTATCACTTGGAAATTAAGTCACAAATTGCATGAG GAGATGCATGTAAATTGGTTGAAATTTGCACCAGCCGAAAAATCTCCAACCGCAAAGACAAACCCAAGTGATCTTCTACTTTCAGCTTTGGAGAATAGCGCTCCTAGCTCTCTCCAACGATATCTTGCATGCCTCGACCTTTGTATGATTTGCGAGGGTACTATTGATAATTGGCGGTTAAACGACTTCTTTAAAAATAATGGTGTGATATATAAAAGAATCATCACTCTTTGTATGAGGCCTTTAGAGCAACTTGCTTCTGAGTTGGGCAAGTGCTCAGAAGATTCCTTGCACTACGAATCTCCGAATGATGTGGATTTAAGGTCTCTTGATGGTTATAAAGATTGTTTGCCTAAAAAGTTCTCAGGTGTCTCGCAATTAGAGTCAAAATATCTAAAGCACATCCTG CTATATAACTGGTGCGTTAGGATTGTTGCCAGTTTGACTGCCAAGTCACACAAAGAAAATCGATCTACTGGTGTCCAACAAGCTCAGAGTCATTCCGTTGTTATGGTGACCCTGATATCTTGCTTACTAGCCGTTGAGACCTTCATCAAGGAGAAGACTACCTTGAAATCCAATGATCTTTTGATGGGACAATCTCGCTTCCTGTCGGGTAAAGAATCACCACATACTTATAGCACACTACATTACCATAACTATAGAAATTTCGCGAAGAGAGGAACAACGTTAGGTCTAAAATTATGTGGAATGGCGGATATCTTAAGGACCTCAATTTATTACGTCTGTTCAGAGTTGTCCGAAGAAAAACTTGCTTATCCACTAGAGTTTTAG